From a region of the Synechococcus sp. RS9916 genome:
- a CDS encoding DUF1997 domain-containing protein, translated as MPRQPPPMPLAFSASQKLDLPVQTQIDRLPAYLQEEDRVVKALLDPSQLERLEPGRYRYTVTTIQVFQLQVKPVVSLNVHREGQTLIMRAVDAQLEGLGLVDDFALSLESVLEASGTGLKGVATLGVKVSQPPLLRLIPRKVLESTGESILNGILLTIKGRVGQQLVGDFRDWCSSEQAA; from the coding sequence ATGCCGCGTCAGCCACCGCCCATGCCCCTGGCCTTCAGCGCCAGCCAGAAGCTGGATCTGCCTGTTCAGACCCAGATCGACCGCCTGCCGGCCTACCTGCAGGAAGAAGACCGGGTGGTGAAGGCCCTGCTCGATCCCAGTCAGCTCGAACGACTGGAGCCAGGGCGGTACCGCTACACCGTGACCACGATTCAGGTGTTTCAGCTGCAGGTCAAACCGGTGGTGTCGCTCAACGTGCACAGGGAAGGTCAGACCCTGATCATGCGCGCGGTGGATGCCCAACTTGAAGGGCTGGGTTTAGTCGATGATTTCGCGCTCAGTTTGGAATCCGTGCTGGAAGCGAGCGGCACCGGGCTGAAAGGTGTGGCCACCCTGGGGGTGAAAGTGAGCCAACCCCCCTTGCTGCGTCTGATCCCCCGCAAAGTGCTTGAGAGCACGGGGGAATCGATTCTGAACGGGATCCTGCTGACCATCAAAGGTCGTGTTGGTCAGCAACTGGTGGGTGACTTCCGCGACTGGTGCAGCTCCGAGCAGGCGGCCTGA
- the rpsJ gene encoding 30S ribosomal protein S10 — MSTAIAQQKIRIRLKAFDRRMLDLSCDKIIETADNTAATAIGPIPLPTKRKIYCVLRSPHVDKDSREHFETRTHRRIIDIYSPSAKTIDALMKLDLPSGVDIEVKL, encoded by the coding sequence ATGTCCACCGCTATTGCTCAGCAGAAGATCCGCATTCGCCTGAAGGCGTTTGACCGCCGCATGCTGGATCTGTCCTGCGACAAAATCATTGAAACCGCCGATAACACGGCTGCAACCGCCATCGGCCCCATTCCCCTGCCCACCAAGCGCAAGATCTATTGCGTGCTGCGTTCTCCCCACGTGGACAAGGACTCCCGTGAGCACTTCGAGACGCGCACCCATCGCCGCATTATCGATATCTACAGCCCTTCGGCTAAAACCATCGACGCCCTGATGAAGCTGGACCTCCCCAGTGGTGTTGATATTGAAGTGAAGCTCTGA
- a CDS encoding phosphoribosyltransferase, with product MTQAPPLVDHTSGELAITWEQYHRLIEHLALQVHNAQAGFDQVVALSRGGLRVGDALSRIFQTPLVVMAASSYEGEGDRNQGSLTLGSQLAHTCSKLGPRLLLVDDLADSGATLIAARQWLADTLPGAEIKTAVLWHKASSTVQPDFWAMELPHNPWVLQPFEHWDQLRPQQLEPIGTHQSSTHSLLG from the coding sequence ATGACCCAAGCCCCTCCCCTGGTGGATCACACCAGCGGTGAACTGGCGATCACTTGGGAGCAGTACCACCGGTTGATCGAACATCTGGCCCTGCAAGTCCACAACGCGCAAGCCGGGTTCGATCAAGTCGTGGCCCTCTCCCGCGGTGGCCTGCGCGTGGGCGATGCCTTGTCCCGGATCTTCCAGACGCCACTGGTTGTGATGGCAGCCAGCAGTTACGAAGGCGAAGGTGATCGCAACCAAGGGTCCCTGACGCTTGGCAGCCAATTAGCCCACACCTGCAGCAAGCTCGGTCCACGACTCTTGTTAGTGGACGATCTGGCCGACAGTGGCGCCACTCTGATCGCAGCCCGCCAATGGCTAGCCGACACCCTCCCAGGCGCCGAGATCAAAACTGCCGTGCTCTGGCACAAAGCCAGCAGCACCGTCCAACCGGACTTCTGGGCCATGGAGCTTCCCCACAACCCCTGGGTGCTGCAGCCCTTTGAACACTGGGATCAGCTGCGCCCCCAACAGCTCGAGCCCATTGGCACCCATCAGTCCTCGACCCATTCGCTGCTGGGGTAA
- a CDS encoding LON peptidase substrate-binding domain-containing protein: MADLSVRELPLFPLPDVVLFPRDVLPLHIFESRYRMMLQSVLEDDRRFGVVRWDPQTQTMATVGCCAEVLQHQTAEDGRSNIVTLGQQRFRVLDVVRETPFRTAMVSWIEDEPVEDSEQLKTLSQSVDQALKDVVELTGKLTGSAASLPDDLPDLPRELSFWIGAHLGGPVAEQQQELLELTDTRERLQLEFEMLDETRRQLAARTVLRDTLANVD; encoded by the coding sequence GTGGCTGACCTGTCCGTCAGAGAGTTGCCCCTCTTCCCTCTGCCGGATGTTGTCCTGTTTCCGAGGGATGTCCTGCCACTGCACATCTTCGAGTCGCGGTACCGAATGATGTTGCAGAGCGTGCTTGAAGATGATCGCCGCTTTGGCGTGGTGCGCTGGGATCCTCAGACCCAGACCATGGCCACGGTGGGTTGTTGTGCGGAAGTGCTCCAGCATCAGACTGCGGAAGACGGTCGCAGCAACATCGTCACGCTGGGACAGCAACGTTTTCGCGTGCTGGATGTGGTGAGGGAGACGCCGTTCCGCACGGCGATGGTGAGCTGGATCGAAGATGAGCCCGTGGAGGACTCAGAGCAGCTCAAGACCCTGTCGCAGAGCGTCGATCAAGCCTTGAAGGACGTGGTCGAACTCACCGGCAAACTGACCGGTTCGGCAGCATCTCTTCCCGACGATCTTCCCGATCTGCCCCGGGAGCTGTCCTTCTGGATCGGTGCCCATCTGGGAGGCCCCGTCGCAGAACAGCAGCAGGAGCTTCTGGAACTCACCGACACCCGTGAGCGTCTGCAGCTTGAATTTGAAATGCTGGATGAGACCCGGCGCCAACTGGCGGCACGCACCGTGCTGCGCGACACCCTGGCCAACGTCGACTGA
- the pheA gene encoding prephenate dehydratase, translating to MPISVAFLGPVGTYGEKAARALLQLEHQDEARLVPCVGLRSVVEHVADGRCDAAVVPVENSVEGGVTASLDALWSNPDLCIRRALVLPIRHALLSSGRMEEISEVLSHPQALAQCSGWLARHLPNALQLATTSTAEAARMVQGSRFRAAIASRSLHQECELTELAYPINDAAGNCTRFLFLQRGERRPHGDVASLAFSLHRNAPGALLEALAAVADLGLNMSRIESRPSKRELGEYVFFVDVDLPAGEGGHLQQLTERLMPLCEHLAQFGAYPSSEWVED from the coding sequence ATGCCCATCTCTGTGGCGTTCCTGGGCCCTGTGGGCACCTACGGAGAGAAGGCGGCTCGGGCGCTGCTTCAGCTCGAGCATCAGGACGAGGCGCGCTTGGTGCCCTGTGTCGGCCTGCGGTCTGTCGTGGAGCATGTGGCCGATGGTCGTTGTGACGCGGCCGTGGTTCCGGTCGAGAACTCTGTGGAGGGGGGCGTGACCGCCAGCCTGGATGCGCTTTGGTCGAACCCAGACCTTTGCATTCGAAGGGCCCTGGTATTGCCCATTCGTCATGCCCTGCTCAGCAGTGGTCGGATGGAAGAGATTTCCGAGGTGTTGTCCCATCCGCAGGCACTTGCTCAATGCAGTGGGTGGTTGGCGCGCCATCTCCCCAATGCACTGCAGCTGGCTACCACTTCCACAGCTGAGGCTGCCCGCATGGTGCAGGGCAGTCGCTTCCGGGCCGCAATCGCCAGTCGTTCACTACATCAGGAGTGTGAACTGACTGAGCTGGCCTATCCGATTAACGATGCGGCAGGCAACTGCACCCGGTTTCTGTTCCTGCAGCGTGGTGAGCGGCGCCCCCATGGTGATGTCGCCAGTTTGGCATTCTCGCTGCACCGCAATGCGCCAGGGGCGCTGCTGGAGGCCCTTGCAGCGGTAGCGGATCTGGGGCTCAACATGAGCCGGATTGAATCCAGACCGTCCAAGCGGGAACTGGGTGAGTACGTGTTTTTTGTCGATGTCGACCTCCCCGCAGGTGAAGGCGGCCATCTGCAGCAGCTCACCGAGCGGCTGATGCCTCTTTGTGAGCACTTAGCCCAGTTCGGGGCTTACCCCAGCAGCGAATGGGTCGAGGACTGA
- a CDS encoding methyltransferase domain-containing protein, translating to MSSSAVLGLVIGLPVAVAAGVLLWAKRNRAYHSSESVAAAYDAWTEDRLLENLWGEHVHLGHYGDPPRQRDFREAKADFVHALVHWSGLDRLSPGTKILDVGCGIGGSARILARDYGFDVLGISISPAQVARATALTPAGLSCRFAVMDALDLQLADQQFDAVWSVEAGPHMPDKQRYADELLRVLKPGGTLAVADWNRRDPSDGEMNRRERWVMHQLLTQWAHPEFSSIKGFHRNLEASPHQRGTIEVGDWTRATLPSWIDSVVEGLRRPGAVLGLGPSAVLQGLRETPTLLLMHWAFATGLMQFGVFRTTRQQEP from the coding sequence ATGAGTTCCTCTGCTGTTCTTGGGCTGGTGATCGGCCTGCCCGTGGCGGTTGCTGCTGGCGTTCTGCTGTGGGCGAAGCGCAACCGCGCCTATCACTCCAGTGAAAGCGTCGCCGCGGCCTATGACGCCTGGACCGAAGATCGCTTACTGGAGAACCTCTGGGGTGAGCACGTCCACCTCGGCCACTACGGAGATCCACCGCGACAACGGGATTTTCGCGAAGCGAAAGCCGATTTTGTGCATGCTCTCGTGCACTGGAGTGGCCTGGATCGCTTATCACCAGGCACGAAGATCCTTGATGTGGGCTGTGGCATTGGCGGCAGTGCGCGCATCCTGGCCCGCGACTATGGCTTCGATGTGCTGGGCATCAGCATCAGTCCCGCCCAGGTGGCCAGGGCCACAGCCCTAACGCCTGCAGGACTCAGCTGCCGCTTCGCTGTGATGGATGCCCTTGATCTGCAATTGGCAGACCAACAGTTTGATGCGGTGTGGAGCGTGGAGGCAGGACCGCACATGCCCGACAAGCAGCGCTACGCCGACGAATTGCTGCGCGTGCTCAAGCCCGGTGGAACGTTGGCGGTGGCCGACTGGAACAGGCGTGATCCCAGTGACGGCGAGATGAATCGCCGCGAACGCTGGGTGATGCACCAACTGCTCACCCAATGGGCCCACCCCGAATTTTCCAGCATCAAAGGATTCCATCGCAATCTGGAGGCCAGCCCCCATCAGCGCGGGACCATTGAGGTGGGTGACTGGACCCGAGCCACACTTCCTTCGTGGATCGATTCCGTCGTTGAAGGCCTTCGGCGCCCCGGAGCAGTGCTCGGCCTTGGTCCTTCCGCCGTGCTTCAGGGCCTGCGCGAAACACCCACCCTGCTGCTGATGCACTGGGCTTTCGCCACCGGTCTGATGCAGTTCGGAGTGTTCCGCACCACCCGCCAGCAGGAGCCATGA
- a CDS encoding Rne/Rng family ribonuclease: MPQQIIIAEQLRIAAVLSDERVDELIVAQGRYQIGDVYLGTVENVLPGIDAAFVNIGESEKNGFIHVTDLGPLRLKKGAAGITELLEPRQKVLVQVMKEPTGTKGPRLTGNLALPGRYLVLQPSGQGVNISRRISAEGERNRLRALGVLVKPPGAGLLIRTEAEGVSEELLIDDLETLLRQWEAIQKAAESAVPPVLLNRDEDFIHRILRDHAGPDLVRVVLDDPGAVDRVRDFLGQDDNNVLVEAHSEPAEILEHFKVNAAIRDALKPRVDLPSGGYVIIEPTEALTVIDVNSGSFTRSANARETVLWTNCEAAVEIARQLKLRNIGGVIIVDFIDMDSRRDQLQLLEHFTAAIRDDAARPQIAQLSELGLVELTRKRQGQNIYELFGRACPSCGGLGHVAVLPGKDLMQPLAAATGLVRSAASARAEAAPPAESGGGRRRRGGRGRAAAAAVSALDEGVDSSTKADDVTGSSAESNGASLSAAVEAPVRRPEPELLAVPMSDAQEQVFGWLGLNPALLLDTPPDSDNLMVRVVRPGEREEEVLEQARQQLAANSGRRRRRGGRGGGRSGGGRSSSAAEGATKANASASEPSTPLLVEITPLEVTTSSFEEPSITITPAPHDAVASSVKATPVAATVTKQASPELAADGDADAGDQEPRRRRRRSSAAVAD; encoded by the coding sequence ATGCCTCAACAGATCATCATCGCCGAGCAGCTGCGTATCGCAGCAGTGCTCTCTGATGAACGGGTTGATGAACTGATCGTTGCCCAGGGTCGCTATCAAATTGGCGATGTGTATCTGGGCACGGTTGAGAACGTGCTTCCCGGCATCGATGCCGCCTTTGTGAACATTGGCGAGAGTGAAAAAAACGGCTTCATTCACGTCACGGATTTAGGCCCCTTGCGGCTGAAGAAAGGGGCCGCAGGCATCACGGAGCTCCTGGAACCACGCCAGAAAGTGCTGGTTCAAGTGATGAAGGAGCCCACCGGCACGAAGGGCCCCCGTCTCACAGGCAATCTGGCCTTGCCGGGTCGCTACCTGGTGCTTCAGCCCAGTGGTCAGGGGGTGAACATCTCGCGGCGGATCTCTGCAGAAGGGGAGCGCAACCGTCTGCGGGCCCTTGGAGTTCTGGTCAAACCCCCTGGTGCTGGCCTGTTGATTCGCACTGAGGCGGAGGGTGTCAGCGAAGAGTTGCTGATCGATGACCTCGAAACGCTTCTGCGCCAGTGGGAAGCCATCCAAAAGGCGGCGGAGTCAGCGGTGCCACCCGTGCTGCTCAACCGCGATGAAGATTTCATCCATCGCATCCTGCGTGACCATGCCGGTCCCGACCTGGTGCGGGTGGTGCTGGACGATCCCGGCGCTGTCGACCGGGTGCGTGACTTCCTGGGCCAGGACGACAACAACGTGTTGGTCGAGGCCCACAGTGAACCCGCTGAGATCCTCGAACATTTCAAGGTCAATGCCGCGATCCGCGATGCTCTCAAGCCTCGTGTGGATCTTCCTTCTGGCGGCTACGTGATCATCGAGCCCACCGAGGCGCTCACGGTGATCGATGTGAACTCCGGTTCATTCACCCGCTCGGCCAACGCCCGGGAAACGGTGCTTTGGACCAATTGCGAAGCGGCCGTTGAAATTGCCCGCCAGCTCAAGCTGCGCAACATCGGTGGCGTGATCATTGTCGATTTCATCGACATGGATTCCCGTCGTGATCAGCTCCAGTTGCTGGAGCATTTCACCGCGGCGATCCGTGATGACGCGGCGCGCCCACAGATCGCGCAGTTGTCTGAATTGGGCCTGGTCGAGCTCACACGCAAGCGTCAAGGCCAGAACATCTACGAACTGTTCGGACGGGCTTGCCCCAGTTGCGGTGGCCTGGGCCATGTCGCGGTGCTGCCGGGCAAAGATCTGATGCAGCCTCTGGCTGCGGCGACCGGTCTGGTGCGTTCGGCGGCCTCGGCCCGTGCCGAAGCGGCTCCACCAGCGGAGTCCGGCGGTGGCCGCCGCCGCCGTGGTGGTCGCGGTCGCGCTGCAGCTGCAGCCGTCTCTGCGCTTGATGAAGGGGTGGATTCGTCCACCAAGGCTGATGACGTCACGGGATCGTCTGCCGAGTCCAATGGGGCTTCGCTCAGCGCAGCTGTCGAGGCTCCCGTGCGTCGCCCTGAGCCTGAACTCCTGGCAGTGCCCATGAGTGATGCGCAGGAGCAGGTGTTTGGCTGGCTGGGCCTCAACCCGGCTTTGCTGCTCGATACCCCGCCCGACAGTGACAACCTGATGGTGCGGGTGGTGCGTCCCGGAGAACGTGAGGAGGAGGTTCTCGAGCAGGCCCGTCAACAGTTGGCGGCGAACTCCGGACGCCGTCGTCGTCGCGGTGGCCGCGGTGGTGGTCGTTCCGGTGGAGGCCGGTCCAGTAGTGCCGCTGAAGGTGCGACCAAAGCCAACGCCTCCGCATCCGAACCGTCCACACCGCTGTTGGTGGAAATCACTCCTCTGGAGGTCACAACGTCCAGTTTTGAAGAACCATCCATCACGATCACGCCGGCTCCTCATGACGCTGTGGCCTCTTCTGTGAAGGCCACCCCTGTCGCTGCGACGGTGACGAAACAGGCCTCACCTGAACTTGCTGCTGATGGCGATGCCGACGCCGGAGATCAGGAACCGCGCCGCCGTCGCCGCCGATCGTCGGCTGCTGTCGCTGACTGA
- a CDS encoding ribonuclease HII produces the protein MVAWEAGVDEVGRGCWFGPVFAAAVVLSEAAASALTAEGLTDSKALTARHRARLVPLIEDAAEAWALGQASAREIDHHGIRRATELAMLRALQRLPQQPALVLVDGVLPLRLWPHSQQTIVRGDSSKASIAAASVLAKESRDALIRRLAERFPGYGLERHAGYGTAVHRQALLAHGPTAMHRCSFLKKVLPPG, from the coding sequence ATGGTGGCCTGGGAAGCGGGTGTGGATGAAGTGGGACGGGGCTGTTGGTTTGGTCCCGTTTTTGCTGCTGCGGTTGTGCTCTCCGAGGCTGCAGCGTCTGCGCTGACCGCCGAAGGACTCACCGACAGCAAGGCCCTGACAGCCCGACACCGGGCTCGGCTCGTGCCCCTGATCGAAGACGCGGCCGAGGCCTGGGCTCTGGGGCAAGCTTCAGCCCGGGAAATCGATCATCACGGCATCCGCAGGGCCACTGAACTGGCCATGCTGCGGGCGTTGCAACGGCTGCCGCAGCAGCCCGCCCTGGTGCTGGTGGATGGGGTGCTGCCGCTGCGGCTCTGGCCGCACTCGCAGCAGACGATTGTGCGGGGAGACAGCAGCAAGGCCTCAATTGCTGCCGCCAGCGTGCTGGCCAAGGAGTCTCGGGATGCACTGATCCGTCGCCTGGCCGAACGCTTTCCGGGTTACGGATTGGAACGTCATGCCGGTTACGGCACGGCAGTGCATCGCCAGGCTCTGCTGGCCCATGGGCCGACTGCCATGCACCGATGTTCCTTTCTGAAGAAGGTGCTGCCCCCAGGCTGA